The Sulfurimonas hydrogeniphila genome includes a window with the following:
- a CDS encoding TonB-dependent receptor domain-containing protein produces the protein MKRTITLSLLVFSSLYASEIELAPISVESTTLTDVAQNAQVSADVAQALADSVPSIDMSRRSGIANDIFIRGQKRDNISVEVDGTKIYGACPNRMDPPVSHIVANQIDSIEIITGPYDVTTYGNLSGGVKIKTKQPTKDFKASVNLGFGSWNYKKFGASASGGNDFIRMTATVSTESSDQYHDGNGDSLAQQIDKYQAANSATLVGSKDPRLQPAYYDMPAYTKKSAMAKAFITTAKDQELRLSVTANRSENVLYANSKMDALYDDSNIYSVEYNIDNVAKGYKNINLQYYHSDVDHPMGTNYRNSSLATGNIKNWLTTNLDGIKLKNSFDINSYKLLIGLDASNRKWNGHYEKNDSAALIGYKKSIDNAVTKNTALFAKLDKNFGAFNLSLGTRVDDTIITNDSYQDNDYHSVGANILGTYNLNQENKIFFGIGQAYRVPDARELYFFSSMGNLVGTPDLKNVRNQEVDLGYEINNDSFEFKIKTFYSKLKDYIYIQKGVAVNAFQNIDAYIYGGEASASVYLSDDISLDMSAAYKRGKKDAPLAGQTNTNLADIAPLEGKIALNYEYANRSMATIDTMMRKRWTQIDDENGEQVLAGWAILNAKIKHAVSKKFDFTVGMNNILNKTYARSNTYADLVLISGGTTDVMLMNEPGRYFYTNLDFKF, from the coding sequence ATGAAAAGAACAATTACACTCTCTTTATTAGTCTTCTCCTCTTTGTATGCATCAGAAATTGAACTTGCACCAATCAGCGTAGAATCCACAACACTCACAGACGTCGCACAAAATGCGCAGGTTTCTGCTGATGTCGCACAAGCGCTCGCTGATTCAGTTCCAAGTATAGACATGAGTCGCAGAAGCGGTATTGCCAATGACATCTTCATCCGCGGTCAAAAACGCGACAATATTTCCGTAGAAGTTGACGGTACAAAAATCTATGGAGCCTGCCCAAACAGAATGGATCCGCCGGTTTCACACATTGTAGCCAACCAGATTGATTCTATCGAAATAATCACAGGACCATATGATGTAACAACATACGGCAATTTAAGCGGTGGCGTGAAGATAAAAACAAAACAACCTACAAAAGATTTCAAAGCATCTGTTAATCTTGGTTTTGGTTCATGGAACTATAAAAAATTTGGTGCAAGTGCAAGCGGTGGCAATGATTTTATCCGTATGACTGCAACAGTTTCAACTGAATCCTCTGATCAGTATCATGACGGAAACGGTGACTCTTTAGCACAGCAGATTGACAAATACCAAGCAGCAAATTCTGCAACACTGGTTGGGTCCAAAGACCCAAGACTCCAACCTGCTTATTATGATATGCCTGCATACACAAAAAAAAGTGCCATGGCCAAAGCCTTTATCACAACTGCAAAAGATCAAGAACTTCGTTTAAGTGTCACAGCAAACAGAAGTGAGAATGTATTGTATGCAAACTCCAAAATGGATGCACTCTATGATGACTCAAATATATACTCAGTGGAATATAATATTGACAATGTAGCCAAAGGGTACAAAAATATCAATTTGCAATATTACCACTCTGATGTTGACCATCCAATGGGAACAAATTACAGAAACTCTTCTCTTGCAACAGGAAATATTAAAAACTGGCTGACAACAAATCTTGACGGTATCAAACTAAAAAACAGTTTTGACATCAACTCCTACAAACTTCTTATCGGTCTTGATGCTAGTAACAGAAAATGGAATGGACATTATGAGAAAAATGATTCAGCAGCACTCATAGGGTACAAGAAAAGTATCGACAATGCAGTAACAAAAAACACAGCACTCTTTGCAAAACTTGACAAAAATTTTGGTGCATTCAACCTTTCTCTTGGAACCAGAGTTGATGACACTATCATAACAAACGACAGCTATCAAGACAACGATTATCACTCGGTAGGTGCAAATATTCTTGGAACATATAATCTCAATCAAGAGAATAAAATCTTCTTTGGTATCGGACAGGCTTATCGTGTACCAGATGCCAGAGAACTTTACTTCTTCAGTTCTATGGGTAATCTTGTCGGAACCCCTGACCTTAAAAATGTCAGAAATCAAGAAGTTGATTTAGGATACGAAATCAATAATGACAGTTTCGAGTTTAAAATCAAAACTTTTTACTCAAAACTTAAAGATTATATCTACATCCAAAAAGGTGTAGCCGTAAATGCATTTCAAAATATTGACGCATATATTTATGGCGGAGAAGCCAGCGCATCTGTTTATCTGAGTGATGACATCTCTTTAGATATGAGTGCAGCCTATAAACGCGGAAAAAAAGATGCTCCCCTTGCAGGACAAACAAACACAAACCTGGCGGATATAGCACCGCTTGAGGGGAAAATTGCTCTTAACTATGAATATGCAAACCGTTCTATGGCAACAATTGACACTATGATGCGTAAACGCTGGACACAGATAGATGATGAAAACGGTGAACAGGTTCTAGCCGGCTGGGCAATACTCAATGCAAAAATAAAACATGCTGTCAGTAAAAAATTCGACTTCACTGTAGGGATGAATAATATACTCAACAAAACCTATGCAAGAAGCAATACATATGCAGACTTGGTCCTTATTTCAGGTGGTACAACTGATGTTATGCTTATGAATGAACCGGGGCGTTACTTCTACACAAATTTGGATTTTAAATTTTAG
- a CDS encoding agmatine deiminase family protein, with the protein MKEKKRLIAEFEEQSFTQIIFPHADTDWADYLEDAQNTFVSIINAIRKYQKCLVVVYDTDAVKKYFSDTDNLEFVHCVTNDTWARDCSALSVKTANKTALLDFSFNGWGNKFDAKKDNLMTQKIAHKYLPCKVEKIDFVLEGGAVESNGAGILLTTAACMHNKNRNPQFTAKEITKKLQEFFGAEQILYLHHGYLAGDDTDSHIDTLARFTDEKTIMYVKCDDTNDEHYHELKLMEEELQHLAKTHDFKLVSLPMCDAIYFEKERLPATYANFLFVNGAVLVPVYGVSQDKEALAIFKKTFPDRDVVAIDCSVLIRQHGSLHCVTMNFCVSVQLFKNPNTLVGTEVPIPIK; encoded by the coding sequence ATGAAAGAGAAAAAAAGGCTAATTGCCGAATTTGAAGAACAAAGTTTTACCCAAATTATATTTCCCCATGCAGATACAGACTGGGCAGACTACCTTGAAGATGCACAAAACACCTTTGTCAGTATCATCAATGCCATCAGAAAATATCAAAAATGCCTTGTTGTCGTCTATGACACAGATGCGGTAAAAAAATATTTTTCAGATACAGACAATCTTGAATTTGTACACTGTGTTACAAATGACACCTGGGCAAGAGACTGTTCTGCTTTATCTGTTAAAACAGCCAATAAAACCGCTTTGCTTGATTTTTCTTTTAACGGCTGGGGCAACAAATTTGATGCCAAAAAGGACAATCTGATGACGCAAAAAATTGCGCACAAATACCTGCCATGCAAGGTTGAAAAAATTGATTTTGTTCTTGAAGGCGGTGCAGTTGAGAGTAATGGTGCAGGTATCCTTTTAACAACCGCTGCATGTATGCACAACAAAAACCGCAATCCCCAATTCACTGCCAAAGAAATTACAAAAAAACTCCAAGAGTTTTTCGGCGCAGAACAGATTTTATATCTACATCACGGCTACCTGGCTGGAGACGATACAGATTCCCACATAGACACCCTTGCAAGATTTACAGATGAGAAAACCATCATGTATGTAAAATGCGATGATACCAATGACGAACATTATCATGAGCTCAAACTTATGGAAGAAGAGCTGCAACACTTGGCAAAAACGCATGATTTTAAGCTTGTTTCACTTCCGATGTGTGATGCGATTTATTTTGAAAAAGAGAGGCTGCCCGCGACTTATGCCAATTTTCTTTTTGTCAACGGTGCCGTTTTAGTACCGGTTTATGGTGTTTCACAAGATAAGGAAGCACTTGCAATTTTTAAAAAAACGTTTCCAGACAGAGACGTTGTAGCCATAGACTGCTCTGTTCTAATCCGTCAACACGGCTCACTGCACTGCGTAACAATGAACTTTTGCGTATCAGTTCAGCTTTTTAAAAACCCAAACACTTTAGTCGGCACTGAAGTACCGATTCCGATTAAATAG